One Halobacterium wangiae genomic window, GCCGACGACAGCGAGGGCGAGCACCGTGAGCGCCGTCCCGCTGACGCTCTCGCCGGGGTCCGCCAGGACCCCGCGCTCGCGCTCTGCCTCGACGTGGTCGCCGAACTCCTCGGCGAACCGTGCGACCTGGTTCCAGTCGGTGTACTCGTAGTCGCGCGAGGAGTCGCTACCGAGACCGAGCACGAACGCCACGACCCTGAACAGCCAGCGCTCCGGCCGGTCGTACTGGGTGTACTTCAGGGCGCCGGCGAACAGGCCGACGACGTCGGGGTTCCAGCCGGTCGTCCGGACGAGGTCGTCGACGTACTGCTGGGCGCCGTTGCGGGCCCACGACGACGTGAACACCGACGCCAGTGAGAGCTGGAAGAACCCGGAGGGCCGCGAGGCGAGTTCCCCGACGTGCTGGTCGACGAACGTCACGACCTCGGGCTGGACGCGACGGTTGTTGATGGACCCGCCGACGAGCACGCCGTCGAACTCCC contains:
- a CDS encoding flavodoxin domain-containing protein; the protein is MTAILITYGTGEGQTAKVADYIDAVLSQHGFDVTTLHVSDAGDVEVGEFDGVLVGGSINNRRVQPEVVTFVDQHVGELASRPSGFFQLSLASVFTSSWARNGAQQYVDDLVRTTGWNPDVVGLFAGALKYTQYDRPERWLFRVVAFVLGLGSDSSRDYEYTDWNQVARFAEEFGDHVEAERERGVLADPGESVSGTALTVLALAVVGAAYWAVKRRGSPGDRVTVEERAPGEFPAGDAEMEP